The proteins below come from a single Microbulbifer sp. Q7 genomic window:
- a CDS encoding AraC family transcriptional regulator, translating into MNTRDSRSVTLSYTRAIISALERLQLKLPAEAEALLADINEEERVPMQVQEAIWLAVQAAHPDPLLGIRLGQAMQGSQMGLVGYLLMTQKNLGAALDQLLIYHPLLGEGGQFEMRRGSFYVDFCYRPNYLRCARLRVETVLSICLAQARAMTGRHFQPQSVQFAYPTPSLAVQQQYQQLLQAPVQFNAEFSGIRLRPQDLEIPLVAADRQVMARLKPEADALLKALTSKSLQLRVAHLLQQEPQLSREQVAARLCISPRHLGRKLLEEDASFRAIQDEVRSHYACQWLREGEKTNVDIAAALGYCDESAFGKAFRRWTGLSPKAFKAERST; encoded by the coding sequence GTGAACACGAGAGACAGTAGAAGCGTAACCTTAAGCTACACGCGCGCAATTATAAGCGCTCTGGAACGGCTGCAGCTAAAACTCCCCGCTGAGGCCGAGGCCCTTCTGGCCGACATTAACGAGGAAGAGCGCGTCCCAATGCAGGTGCAGGAGGCGATCTGGCTGGCCGTCCAAGCAGCGCATCCGGACCCACTGCTGGGAATCCGGCTCGGTCAGGCCATGCAGGGCAGCCAGATGGGCCTGGTGGGCTACCTGCTGATGACACAGAAAAACCTGGGGGCCGCGCTCGACCAGCTGCTGATCTACCACCCACTGCTGGGTGAAGGCGGGCAGTTTGAAATGCGCCGCGGCAGCTTTTATGTGGATTTCTGTTACCGCCCGAATTACCTGCGCTGCGCGCGCCTGCGGGTCGAAACCGTGCTTTCCATTTGCCTGGCCCAGGCCCGGGCCATGACCGGCCGGCACTTCCAACCCCAGAGCGTCCAGTTTGCCTACCCTACCCCGTCGCTGGCGGTACAGCAGCAGTACCAGCAACTGCTGCAGGCACCAGTGCAGTTCAATGCGGAATTCTCCGGCATTCGCCTGCGCCCGCAGGATCTGGAAATTCCGCTGGTGGCCGCCGACCGCCAGGTGATGGCCCGCCTCAAGCCGGAAGCAGACGCACTGCTGAAGGCGCTGACCAGCAAAAGCCTGCAACTGCGCGTGGCGCATTTGCTGCAGCAGGAACCGCAGCTTAGCCGCGAGCAGGTCGCCGCTAGGCTATGCATCAGCCCGCGCCACCTCGGGCGCAAACTACTGGAAGAAGACGCCAGTTTCAGGGCGATTCAGGACGAAGTGCGCAGCCACTATGCCTGCCAGTGGCTGCGGGAAGGCGAAAAAACCAACGTGGATATAGCCGCGGCACTGGGCTATTGCGACGAGAGTGCCTTCGGCAAGGCGTTCCGGCGCTGGACCGGCCTGTCACCAAAAGCCTTCAAGGCAGAGCGCTCCACATGA
- a CDS encoding NAD(P)/FAD-dependent oxidoreductase, whose translation MKPFAVIGAGPMGLCSVRNLAKHGIPCVGFETHSDVGGLWDIDSPTSTMYESAHLISSKKMTEFAEFPMGDDVALFPHHSELREYFRAYAREFDLYRHYEFETEVVHCERVEDLWHITTRRGGEEQTRVFGGLLIANGTLHHPNMPSLPGEFAGELLHSCDYRDPAIFEGKRVLLVGCGNSGADIAVDAVHRAKSVDISLRRGYYFLPKFIGGQATDALGGRIKLPRFVQQRISAALSKLMLGSPEQYGLPKPDYKMFESHPVINSLILHHIGHGDIKARSDVAEVEGSRVTFTDGASGDYDMVLMATGYKLHYPFIDRAHLNWEGFAPRLYLNVFHPQYDNLFLMGMVEAAGLGWEGRNRQAEMVALYIRQLAAGAASAHKLQRTKQEEAANRADGGMNYLELERMAYYVHKDTYLKALAGHTKDLLRDLPVADTGHFSTSSAAATR comes from the coding sequence ATGAAGCCTTTCGCTGTGATCGGTGCCGGCCCCATGGGGTTGTGCAGTGTACGCAATCTGGCCAAGCATGGGATCCCCTGTGTCGGTTTCGAGACCCACAGTGATGTGGGTGGGCTGTGGGATATCGACAGTCCCACCAGCACTATGTACGAGTCGGCGCACCTGATCTCGTCCAAGAAGATGACGGAGTTTGCAGAATTTCCGATGGGGGATGATGTGGCGCTGTTCCCACATCACAGCGAATTGCGCGAATATTTCCGCGCCTACGCCCGTGAATTCGACCTCTATCGTCACTACGAATTCGAGACCGAAGTGGTTCACTGCGAGCGCGTGGAGGACCTATGGCACATCACAACCCGCCGCGGCGGTGAAGAGCAGACACGGGTGTTCGGTGGCCTGCTCATTGCGAACGGTACCCTCCATCACCCCAATATGCCGTCGCTGCCCGGTGAATTTGCCGGTGAGCTGCTGCACTCCTGCGACTACCGCGATCCAGCGATCTTCGAGGGCAAGCGTGTTTTACTGGTGGGCTGCGGCAACAGTGGCGCCGACATCGCTGTGGATGCCGTGCACCGCGCCAAGAGTGTCGATATCAGCCTGCGCCGCGGCTACTACTTCTTGCCGAAGTTCATCGGCGGTCAGGCCACGGATGCCCTGGGGGGGCGCATCAAGCTGCCGCGGTTTGTGCAGCAACGTATCAGCGCAGCGCTGTCCAAGCTTATGCTGGGCTCTCCGGAGCAGTACGGCCTGCCCAAGCCAGATTACAAGATGTTTGAGTCACACCCGGTGATCAACTCCCTGATTTTGCATCATATTGGTCATGGGGATATCAAGGCGCGCAGCGACGTTGCCGAGGTGGAAGGGAGTAGGGTGACCTTTACCGATGGCGCCAGTGGTGACTACGACATGGTCCTGATGGCGACCGGCTACAAGCTGCACTATCCGTTTATCGACCGCGCGCACCTGAACTGGGAGGGGTTTGCACCGCGGCTGTATCTGAACGTGTTCCATCCGCAGTACGACAACCTGTTCCTGATGGGCATGGTGGAAGCGGCCGGACTCGGCTGGGAAGGGCGCAACCGGCAAGCGGAGATGGTGGCCCTGTACATCCGACAGCTTGCCGCCGGCGCCGCCTCTGCCCACAAGCTCCAGCGAACCAAGCAGGAAGAGGCCGCGAATCGCGCCGACGGCGGGATGAACTACCTCGAGCTTGAGCGCATGGCGTACTACGTGCACAAGGACACCTACCTGAAGGCACTGGCCGGTCACACCAAAGACTTGCTCCGGGACCTACCTGTTGCGGATACTGGACACTTTTCAACCAGTTCGGCCGCAGCGACTCGCTGA
- a CDS encoding bile acid:sodium symporter family protein codes for MNVSNPVVIASIDSFQMSPAALVALNAVLAFMMFGVSLGLRKADFERVLRRPVAPLTGLVAQFLLLPAITCLATWALNISPGLALGMILVSCCPGGTFSNVMTWIGRANVATSVSMTAVSSVVAVVMTPFNFALYGSLNPHTREALQAIALPAENMVMMVVLVLALPMALGMIVGARLPRFAARSEPFFRAASLLVFLLFVVISFSKHWHTALQIAGAVLVLVVAHNALAFLIGDLASRAARLPQGDRRAVTMEVGIQNSGLALAILFTFYPEAGEMLVIAGFWGVWHLVSGLCLAGYWNLNQRREAVRASTGECAG; via the coding sequence ATGAATGTATCTAACCCGGTAGTCATCGCTTCGATCGACAGCTTCCAAATGTCCCCGGCCGCCCTCGTCGCCCTGAATGCGGTGCTGGCATTTATGATGTTCGGGGTCTCCCTGGGGCTCCGCAAAGCCGACTTTGAGCGGGTTCTCAGGCGCCCGGTGGCGCCGCTCACCGGGCTCGTTGCACAGTTTCTGTTACTGCCCGCCATCACGTGTCTGGCTACCTGGGCATTGAACATCAGCCCCGGGCTGGCGCTCGGCATGATCCTGGTCTCCTGTTGCCCCGGGGGAACCTTTTCTAACGTGATGACCTGGATCGGGCGCGCCAATGTTGCCACCTCCGTGAGTATGACGGCTGTTTCCAGTGTGGTGGCGGTGGTCATGACGCCGTTCAATTTCGCTCTGTACGGAAGCCTGAACCCCCACACACGTGAAGCCCTGCAGGCGATTGCGCTGCCGGCAGAAAATATGGTGATGATGGTGGTGCTGGTGCTGGCCCTACCGATGGCGCTGGGCATGATTGTCGGTGCACGGCTGCCGCGCTTTGCCGCGCGCAGCGAGCCGTTTTTTCGTGCCGCGTCGCTGCTGGTGTTCCTGCTGTTCGTGGTGATTTCATTCAGCAAGCACTGGCACACGGCGCTGCAAATCGCGGGCGCGGTGCTGGTACTGGTGGTGGCCCACAATGCTCTCGCCTTCCTGATAGGCGATCTGGCCAGCCGCGCGGCGCGCCTGCCGCAGGGGGATCGTCGCGCGGTGACCATGGAGGTCGGGATTCAGAATTCGGGGCTGGCGCTGGCGATTCTTTTCACCTTCTACCCCGAGGCGGGGGAGATGTTGGTGATCGCCGGGTTCTGGGGCGTGTGGCACTTGGTTTCCGGCCTGTGCCTGGCGGGCTACTGGAACCTGAATCAGCGTCGTGAGGCGGTGCGTGCGAGCACCGGCGAGTGCGCCGGCTAG
- a CDS encoding SDR family oxidoreductase, whose product MREQRVLITGAAGYVGGQLGSLLSGQMPVVGVDIQRKDTPFPLFVMDICDDALVELMRAERITHVVHLASVVSPGRDRAREYRIDVEGTRNVLDACIAAGVEHLTLTSSGAAYGYHADNPAWLDEQDRLRGNPAFAYSDHKRRVEEMLADYRVKHPQLQQLIFRPCSIVGATTNSKISDLFAGGSILDPGGYNSAFVFVWDQDVIGAIEFGVKRSASGIYNLAGDGALTPEEIARLLGKPLRRPPVWLLKTLLGLSYYLGLGNVHPAQLMFLQYRPVLLNTRLKTELGYQPQKTSAEAFAYFAREALNIPVDADTARVTFAEPALAGGQL is encoded by the coding sequence ATGCGTGAACAAAGAGTTTTGATTACCGGTGCCGCCGGCTACGTGGGTGGCCAGCTCGGGTCTCTGCTGAGCGGTCAGATGCCGGTGGTGGGTGTGGATATTCAGCGGAAGGACACCCCATTCCCGTTGTTTGTCATGGATATCTGTGACGACGCGCTGGTGGAGTTGATGCGCGCGGAACGTATCACCCATGTGGTGCACCTGGCCTCGGTGGTTTCCCCGGGGCGAGACCGCGCGCGGGAATACCGTATTGACGTCGAGGGCACCCGCAACGTACTCGATGCCTGTATTGCCGCGGGCGTCGAGCATCTCACTCTCACCAGCAGCGGCGCGGCCTATGGCTACCATGCCGACAACCCGGCTTGGCTCGACGAGCAGGATCGCTTGCGCGGTAACCCGGCGTTTGCATACTCGGATCACAAGCGGCGGGTGGAAGAGATGCTCGCCGACTATCGTGTGAAGCATCCCCAGCTCCAGCAGCTCATCTTCCGTCCCTGCTCCATTGTTGGCGCGACCACCAACAGCAAGATCAGTGACCTGTTCGCCGGTGGCAGTATTCTGGATCCCGGTGGCTATAACTCCGCATTCGTCTTCGTATGGGATCAGGATGTCATTGGAGCTATCGAATTCGGTGTAAAACGCAGTGCGAGCGGCATCTACAATCTGGCGGGTGATGGTGCCCTGACACCGGAAGAAATCGCGCGGCTGCTGGGCAAGCCCCTGCGGCGACCGCCGGTGTGGTTGCTGAAAACTTTACTGGGGCTGAGCTACTACCTGGGACTTGGCAATGTGCATCCGGCACAACTGATGTTCCTGCAATACCGGCCTGTGCTGCTGAATACCCGCTTGAAGACCGAGCTGGGCTATCAACCCCAGAAAACGTCCGCCGAGGCGTTTGCCTATTTCGCCCGCGAGGCTCTGAACATTCCGGTTGACGCCGACACGGCAAGGGTCACCTTTGCCGAGCCTGCACTGGCCGGAGGGCAGCTCTGA
- a CDS encoding SDR family oxidoreductase, whose amino-acid sequence MRTGREDATKTFVVTGAAGGLGWALVSALIKAHGGGCRLRFALVDVDGEALAARSRELKHENIDAEVFVADLSSEVAVAELCAQLRERYPTIHLLINNAGITHRSLACQTSNAVIRRVMAVDYHAPVELAQGLLAPLRAAAGCVINISSMAGWMPVLGRAGYCAAKSALHQYFETFREEVREEGVRVLMVYPSFVATNIDANALSGNGGRAQHAQSTIGVVRSADWMAERIVAAQSAGKERLFAKDKSLLGAWLYRLAPGLFLRQMVKNFRVELEAGRKLAEQGGQ is encoded by the coding sequence ATGCGCACTGGCCGGGAGGATGCTACTAAGACCTTTGTGGTGACCGGTGCCGCCGGCGGGCTCGGCTGGGCGCTGGTGAGCGCGTTGATCAAGGCGCATGGCGGCGGTTGCCGTTTGCGCTTTGCCCTGGTGGATGTGGATGGCGAGGCGCTGGCCGCTCGCAGCCGTGAACTGAAGCACGAGAATATCGACGCCGAGGTGTTTGTGGCAGACCTGTCTAGCGAGGTGGCCGTGGCGGAACTCTGCGCACAGCTGCGTGAGCGCTATCCGACGATTCACTTGTTGATCAATAATGCGGGGATTACCCACCGCAGCCTCGCGTGCCAGACATCCAACGCGGTTATTCGGCGGGTTATGGCGGTCGACTACCATGCGCCGGTCGAGCTGGCCCAGGGATTACTGGCACCGTTGCGGGCGGCCGCTGGTTGTGTGATCAATATCAGCTCCATGGCGGGCTGGATGCCCGTGCTCGGGCGCGCGGGATACTGTGCAGCGAAAAGCGCGCTGCACCAGTACTTCGAAACCTTTCGCGAAGAGGTGCGCGAGGAGGGGGTCCGGGTGCTGATGGTGTACCCCAGCTTTGTGGCCACCAACATCGATGCGAATGCGCTCTCCGGAAATGGTGGGCGAGCCCAGCACGCGCAGAGCACCATTGGCGTGGTGCGCAGCGCAGACTGGATGGCTGAGCGTATTGTGGCCGCGCAAAGCGCCGGCAAGGAACGCCTGTTCGCGAAAGACAAAAGCCTGCTCGGAGCCTGGCTTTACCGGCTCGCGCCAGGTTTGTTCCTGCGGCAGATGGTCAAGAACTTCCGCGTAGAGCTTGAAGCGGGCCGCAAACTGGCGGAGCAGGGCGGCCAATAA